The Moorena producens PAL-8-15-08-1 genomic interval TCAGAACGAGCTTTTTCCGTATTGATAGCATTCGTGAGCGGCAGATTTTCCTTAAGCGTTGTTTTCAAGTGATCACTCGGCTCGATAGGAGCAATATCCTTAAATATAGTATTCCCCTCATCAACAATGAGGTTAAACGTCGTTTGAACTTTGTAGATAGTTGTAAAGTCACTATATGCCATGATCTTTATTTATCATGTCTCCTATAGCAATCCTAAATCAAGGAAACAGAAATAAATCCTTTCTTGATGCAGCGCGGTCTTGGGGGTTTACCCCATGACCGCTTAGGTGAGCTTGACCCGTAATTAAATTCGCCACGGGTCGCACCTGAGGCATCGCTGATACTTGATAAAAAAATCGGTCAAGTTTTGGTTAACCCCAATCCTTGACCGAATGAATGAACAAAAATTCCACCAGTACAGCTTAGCTGTATCTACATCCACCAGTGGTGGACACAGAAATATTACACTTTACTGATTATCCCCCATTGTAGCCAGGGATTGAATCCCTGGCAAATTGCTATCTTAATCGAGTAGCAGATATCGAATCAATATACTGATTACCTCACCAGGATTTACAGTAGGTTGGGGTGTACTCCATTAATTTTAGGATTGATTTATAATTTAAATACCAAAACATGTCTATATCCACCCCTCCCCAACAAATCACAAATCAAACCAAGCAAATCTAAACTAAGTTTAGCTTTGCTAAGCGTCAAAGTTCACTAAAAAATACCTTTTTAGTAGAGTTAAAAATGGTAAAGATAGCCGCTATACCTGAAACTGAGAACCTACAGATTGAGTTACCTAGAAGTATAGGATTGTCCATTACTTTAGAACAGTTTGTTGAACTCGAAGCCGCGAATCGAGATTTAAGACTTGAAAGAACAGCTAAAGGAGAATTAATTGTGAATCCACCCACGGGCTGGGAAACGGGAAACCGTAACGGTAGAATTAACCAGCAACTATTTAATTGGGCTGATGTGGATGGTACTGGAATAGCTTTTGACTCCTCTACAGGCTTTACGTTACCTAATGGTGCAATACGTTCTCCAGATGCATCCTGGGTCAGTCAAAAACGCTGGCAAACATTAACAGATGAACAGCTAGTAACGTTTCCCAATATTTGTCCTGATTTTGTAGTGGAGTTACGATCTAGTTCAGACACTCTGAAATCTTTGCAAGACAAGATGGTTGAGTATATGGAAAATGGTGCTAAATTAGGCTGGTTAATCAATCCCCAACAACGCCAGGTGGACGTTTATCGACCGGGGTTAACAGTAGAAAGATTAGATAATCCTGTTGAATTGTCTGGTGAAGAGGTTTTACCAGGTTTTTTGTTGGATTTGCATCGGGTTTGGGATTGACCAATGCCTAAAAGGCTAATGGAAAAGGCGATGCCAGGATTAATTAAACAAGCCCCTGACAATTATCCCCATCTCCCCATCTCCCCACACCTCCGCATCTCCCCACACTCCCTATCTCCCACACTTCCGACACTTTAGCCATCTTCCCGAGACTACCATCGGTGACATCCGTTCTTGATGCAGTCGCTCATGGGGGAAACCCCCGCAGGTCGGCGCTGCATCCCTTACCAATCTTTTGCTCTGAAAGCTATTTTCCTAGCACCGTGCTATTGACTTTATTGAGTTAATATGCGTGCCAGATGACTTGTGCAGTTTCTTCGATAGGCTAAAGAGAACGATAAATCTGTGAGGACTGGGGTATGACTCAGGAATTAATCGATCTCAGAATAAGTATCCTAGAGGGACGCTACGCAGATGCCTTAGCAATTGTAGATGAGTTGGAACAGATGAGTAAACGCGCAACTCTGCATCAGATTGAATCCTATTTAAACAAGGCATTGATTAACTTGATTAAAAACCAAGTAGAGGAGCGTTTGGCAAATTCTTGGGCAGCTTCAATTCGTGATTTCATTCGGGAAATCCAAAAACTGAATCTCAAAGATAACCAAAAATCCTATACTATCAATGCTGATCAATGGCAGTCATTGATAGACAATGAACTAGAGGCAGCAATTTCCACGGCGAGTGTGGAGGTTCTCAATGGTGCCTATACTCCAGTTCAACTTTCAAAACTAGTAGATAGAGCTCAGCTGAGGCAAACAACTCAAGATTTGCTGGCCTTGACATACCTCCATTCAAAAAAGGATTTACCTTTATTTATTAATGACTATTTAACTAAATTACCAGGAGGTTCTTATTGGAACCAAGATATACAACTATAAATCGAGTTATTCACAATCGAAAATACCTATGACTTCCCTTCCTGTCTTGATGCAGTCGCTCATGGGGAGGGGCTGTGTGCGGAACTTG includes:
- a CDS encoding Uma2 family endonuclease, with the protein product MVKIAAIPETENLQIELPRSIGLSITLEQFVELEAANRDLRLERTAKGELIVNPPTGWETGNRNGRINQQLFNWADVDGTGIAFDSSTGFTLPNGAIRSPDASWVSQKRWQTLTDEQLVTFPNICPDFVVELRSSSDTLKSLQDKMVEYMENGAKLGWLINPQQRQVDVYRPGLTVERLDNPVELSGEEVLPGFLLDLHRVWD
- a CDS encoding DUF29 family protein, yielding MTQELIDLRISILEGRYADALAIVDELEQMSKRATLHQIESYLNKALINLIKNQVEERLANSWAASIRDFIREIQKLNLKDNQKSYTINADQWQSLIDNELEAAISTASVEVLNGAYTPVQLSKLVDRAQLRQTTQDLLALTYLHSKKDLPLFINDYLTKLPGGSYWNQDIQL